Proteins encoded together in one Nocardioides oleivorans window:
- a CDS encoding endonuclease/exonuclease/phosphatase family protein, which produces MTSRLTRAAVATLALAGLTAPALVPPAVAGGDHGGGHHGHHGHGHGGHGRQEVRFSTFNASLNRATAGALVSDLSTPGNAQAAAVAETIQRTDPDVLLVNEFDYVADGEAAELFRENYLEVGHNGAAPVDYPYYYVAPVNTGVPSGLDLDNNGTVGGGNDAFGFGDFPGQYGMVVYSKFPIDTARVRTFQDFLWKDMPGAKLPDDPATPAPADWYSPAELDVVRLSSKSHWDVPIRIGRRTVHFLVSHPTPPVFDGPEDRNGLRNHDEIRLWADYVRDRADYLYDDQGERGGLRRGSSFVIAGDQNSDPLDGDSVAGSAQQLLDNPAINTRVTPSSDGAVEASARDGGVNLTHLGDPALDTADFAEPPGNIRADYVLPDRATRITDAGVFWPTSTDPLFRLVGTYPFPASDHRLVWIDVELARAHRH; this is translated from the coding sequence ATGACATCCCGCCTCACCCGGGCCGCGGTCGCGACCCTCGCCCTGGCCGGGCTCACCGCCCCGGCCCTCGTCCCACCCGCCGTCGCCGGCGGCGACCACGGCGGCGGCCACCACGGCCACCACGGCCACGGCCACGGCGGCCACGGCAGGCAGGAGGTCCGCTTCTCGACCTTCAACGCCTCGCTCAACCGAGCCACCGCCGGCGCCCTGGTCAGCGACCTGTCGACGCCCGGCAACGCCCAGGCCGCGGCGGTCGCGGAGACCATCCAGCGCACCGATCCCGACGTGCTCCTGGTCAACGAGTTCGACTACGTCGCCGACGGCGAGGCGGCCGAGCTGTTCCGCGAGAACTACCTCGAGGTGGGGCACAACGGCGCGGCCCCGGTCGACTACCCGTACTACTACGTCGCCCCGGTCAACACCGGCGTGCCGAGCGGCCTCGACCTCGACAACAACGGCACCGTCGGCGGCGGCAACGACGCCTTCGGCTTCGGAGACTTCCCCGGCCAGTACGGCATGGTCGTCTACTCGAAGTTCCCGATCGACACCGCTCGCGTGCGCACCTTCCAGGACTTCCTCTGGAAGGACATGCCCGGCGCGAAGCTGCCCGACGACCCGGCGACGCCCGCGCCGGCCGACTGGTACTCCCCCGCCGAGCTCGACGTCGTACGCCTGTCGTCGAAGTCCCACTGGGACGTGCCGATCCGCATCGGTCGCCGGACCGTGCACTTCCTGGTCTCGCACCCGACGCCGCCGGTCTTCGACGGTCCCGAGGACCGCAACGGCCTGCGCAACCACGACGAGATCCGGCTGTGGGCCGACTACGTCCGCGACCGCGCCGACTACCTGTACGACGACCAGGGCGAGCGCGGCGGGCTGCGCCGGGGCAGCTCCTTCGTGATCGCCGGCGACCAGAACTCCGACCCGCTCGACGGCGACTCGGTGGCCGGGTCCGCCCAGCAGCTCCTCGACAACCCCGCGATCAACACCCGCGTCACGCCCTCGAGCGACGGCGCGGTCGAGGCCAGCGCGCGCGACGGCGGCGTGAACCTTACCCACCTCGGTGACCCGGCCCTCGACACGGCCGACTTCGCCGAGCCGCCGGGCAACATCCGGGCCGACTACGTCCTCCCGGACCGCGCCACCCGGATCACCGACGCGGGCGTGTTCTGGCCGACCTCGACCGACCCGCTGTTCCGGCTGGTCGGCACCTACCCGTTCCCCGCGAGCGACCACCGTCTCGTCTGGATCGACGTCGAGCTCGCGCGAGCACACCGGCACTGA